In one window of Solanum pennellii chromosome 2, SPENNV200 DNA:
- the LOC107010799 gene encoding probable F-box protein At4g22030: MTILQSSSFLNYVPSTSSNYSCKRGLIRATINIPRIKTGKISLPNLQSVHEQELIKYSTIVNKENLVEIQLSPATTRTHMVNGPDPLVIEKLYAIKEAVADRVEMHRNIGEQRSQWNSMLLTSINGITLAAATMVGIAASSSAVDSVLGLKMSSTLMYLAATGMLTIINTIQPSQLAEEQRKATRLFQDLYNQIETTLSIGNPSGIDVKEAMDRVLALDKAYPLPLLGVMLEKFPSSVEPAVWWPQQRRRQTKSVNNDNWNGWNSKQEEEMREIMGVLGRKDQEEYIRLGEKALKLNKLLAMSGPLLTGVAALGSAFASHSPHGSWAAMLGIVGGALASVVNTLEHGGQVGMVFEMYRSNAGFFQYMKESIESNLRETETERRENGELFELKVALKLGRSLSDLRNLAAAASLKEEHLDEFASKLF, encoded by the coding sequence ATGACAATCCTTCAATCTTCAagtttcttgaattatgttcCATCAACATCATCCAATTACAGTTGTAAAAGAGGATTGATAAGAGCTACTATTAATATTCCAAGAATTAAAACAGGCAAAATCTCTCTTCCGAATCTTCAATCAGTGCATGAACAAGAGTTGATTAAGTATTCAACCATAGTAAACAAGGAAAACCTAGTCGAGATACAACTTAGCCCAGCTACAACAAGAACCCATATGGTTAATGGTCCTGATCCCCTGGTTATCGAGAAGCTTTACGCGATCAAGGAGGCAGTTGCAGATAGAGTGGAGATGCATAGAAATATAGGGGAGCAAAGAAGTCAGTGGAATAGTATGCTTTTAACATCTATTAATGGGATAACTCTAGCAGCTGCTACAATGGTTGGAATTGCAGCTAGTAGTAGTGCAGTTGATTCTGTTTTGGGACTAAAAATGTCATCCACTTTAATGTATTTAGCTGCTACTGGAATGTTGACGATCATCAACACGATTCAACCATCCCAGCTTGCTGAAGAACAAAGAAAGGCAACACGGCTTTTCCAAGATCTATATAACCAAATCGAAACAACTTTATCAATTGGTAACCCTTCGGGTATTGATGTGAAAGAAGCTATGGACAGAGTATTGGCTCTTGACAAGGCTTACCCTCTTCCTCTTCTTGGCGTAATGCTAGAGAAATTTCCATCTTCTGTTGAACCTGCTGTTTGGTGGCCTCAACAACGTCGAAGACAGACAAAGAGTGTCAACAACGACAATTGGAACGGATGGAATAGTAAACAGGAGGAGGAAATGAGAGAAATAATGGGCGTATTAGGCAGAAAAGACCAAGAAGAATACATTAGGCTGGGGGAAAAGGCGTTGAAATTGAACAAGTTATTAGCCATGTCCGGTCCTTTGCTCACAGGCGTAGCAGCGCTTGGCTCTGCATTTGCAAGTCATTCTCCTCATGGATCATGGGCAGCTATGCTTGGAATTGTTGGTGGTGCATTGGCAAGTGTTGTTAACACATTAGAGCATGGTGGACAAGTTGGAATGGTATTCGAGATGTACAGGAGCAACGCTGGTTTCTTCCAGTACATGAAAGAATCCATCGAATCAAACTTGAGAGAAACAGAAACggagagaagagaaaatggTGAATTGTTTGAATTGAAGGTGGCGTTGAAGTTAGGCAGGAGCTTATCAGATCTGAGAAATCTTGCTGCTGCTGCTTCGTTGAAGGAAGAACATTTAGATGAGTTTGCAAGCAAGCTTTTCTAA
- the LOC107010757 gene encoding myb family transcription factor EFM-like, protein MMNELHPFSDNSPSNLSMKQPIVLENTNNNKSGVRPYVRSKMPRLRWTHDLHRCFVHAVERLGGEDRATPKMVLQLMDVKGLTISHVKSHLQMYRSMKHEQLMQAVAEAANGSKSNKMDGPDQVHYPHGNFLHHYYNGHPNSTITSTYSYEIASKPAFIPPAPWKPMPKKMMGLEGRSDPACNMFRDFFNGCTTVQDGSECDQYGSSLSNKHFSIIDTEEEAQDSGSITMSAQPSAGLDDVNNNNISLDLTLG, encoded by the exons ATGATGAACGAGCTGCATCCATTCTCAGATAATTCTCCTTCTAATTTATCCATGAAGCAGCCAATTGTGTTagaaaatactaacaataacaAATCAGGTGTAAGACCATACGTTAGATCGAAAATGCCGAGGCTCAGATGGACACATGATCTTCATCGCTGCTTTGTGCATGCTGTTGAGCGTCTTGGTGGAGAAGATC GAGCAACACCAAAGATGGTGCTACAGTTGATGGATGTGAAGGGCCTCACTATATCTCACGTTAAGAGTCACCTTCag ATGTACAGAAGTATGAAACACGAACAGTTGATGCAAG CAGTAGCAGAGGCTGCAAATGGGAGCAAGAGCAATAAAATGGATGGTCCAGATCAAGTGCATTACCCCCATGGAAACTTTCTTCATCATTACTACAATGGCCATCCTAATTCGACCATAACTAGCACCTATTCATACGAAATTGCGTCTAAGCCTGCTTTTATCCCTCCAGCTCCGTG GAAACCCATGCCAAAGAAGATGATGGGATTAGAAGGACGATCGGACCCAGCTTGCAACATGTTCAGGGATTTCTTCAATGGCTGCACTACTGTTCAA GATGGGAGTGAATGCGATCAATATGGTAGCAGTTTGTCGAATAAGCATTTTTCAATTATTGATACTGAAGAAGAAGCCCAAGACTCTGGCAGCATAACTATGTCCGCACAACCATCTGCCGGATTAGATGAtgtgaataataataatatctctCTTGACCTTACCCTAGGTTAA
- the LOC107010110 gene encoding probable F-box protein At4g22030 — translation MATLQASSFLRLSCTNANSSSSSRKRTAKINIPNIRTNKTSLPMLISEHEQFTIHPMEELVLSPSRILIHDTNQDPLVIEKLYVIKEAVADRVEMHRNIGEQRSQWNSMLLTSINGITLAAATMAGIAATSSAGDSVLGLKMSSAMMYLAATGMLTIINTIQPSQLAEEQRNATRLFQDLYNQIETTLSIGHPSGIDVKEAMDRVLALDKAYPLPLLGAMLEKFPSSVEPAVWWPQQRRKQKRSVNNNNWDSKLEEEMKEIMGVLGRKDQEEYIRLGKKALKLNKFLAMSGPLLTGLAAIGSMFIESDLACDGCNWAAMLGIVGGALASVVNTVEHGGQVGMVFEMYRSNAGFFEYVKESIESNLMETETERRENGEVFEMKVALKLGRSLSDLRNLDEEFASKLF, via the coding sequence ATGGCAACTCTTCAAGCTTCAAGTTTCTTGAGATTGTCTTGTACTAATGCTAactcatcttcatcttctcGAAAACGAACAGCAAAGATTAATATTCCCAACATTCGTACCAACAAGACCTCTCTCCCTATGCTAATATCAGAGCATGAACAATTCACCATCCATCCAATGGAGGAACTAGTGCTTAGTCCTTCAAGAATATTAATTCATGATACAAATCAGGATCCCCTGGTTATCGAGAAGCTTTACGTTATCAAAGAGGCAGTTGCAGATAGAGTGGAGATGCATAGAAATATTGGAGAGCAGAGAAGCCAATGGAACAGTATGCTTTTAACATCCATTAATGGAATAACTCTAGCAGCTGCTACAATGGCTGGCATTGCAGCTACCAGTAGTGCAGGTGATTCTGTTTTGGGACTAAAAATGTCATCTGCTATGATGTATTTGGCTGCTACTGGCATGTTAACGATCATCAACACAATTCAACCATCCCAGCTTGCTGAAGAACAACGCAACGCAACAAGGCTCTTCCAAGATCTGTATAACCAAATCGAAACAACTTTATCAATCGGTCACCCTTCGGGTATTGATGTGAAAGAAGCTATGGACAGAGTATTAGCTCTTGACAAGGCGTACCCTCTTCCTCTTCTTGGTGCAATGCTAGAGAAATTTCCATCATCTGTTGAGCCTGCTGTTTGGTGGCCTCAACAACGTCGAAAACAGAAAAGAAGTGTCAATAATAACAATTGGGATAGTAAACTAGAGGAGGAAATGAAGGAAATAATGGGAGTGTTAGGCAGAAAAGACCAAGAAGAATATATTAGGCTAGGGAAAAAGGCATTGAAATTGAACAAGTTTTTAGCCATGTCTGGTCCATTGCTTACAGGCCTAGCAGCAATTGGCTCAATGTTTATTGAATCTGATTTGGCTTGTGATGGATGTAATTGGGCCGCTATGTTAGGAATTGTTGGTGGAGCATTGGCGAGTGTAGTTAACACAGTTGAACATGGTGGACAAGTTGGAATGGTGTTTGAGATGTATCGAAGCAACGCTGGTTTTTTCGAGTATGTGAAAGAATCCATTGAATCAAATTTGATGGAAACAGAAACGGAGAGAAGAGAAAACGGTGAAGTTTTTGAAATGAAGGTGGCGTTGAAGTTAGGAAGGAGTTTATCAGATCTGAGaaatcttgatgaagagtttgCAAGCAAActtttttaa